A single genomic interval of Salvelinus sp. IW2-2015 unplaced genomic scaffold, ASM291031v2 Un_scaffold1710, whole genome shotgun sequence harbors:
- the LOC112071762 gene encoding sorting nexin-17-like, with protein sequence MKGELQGHAHEVLAVTSSQVPVVNGSSSPTLAPCSSAKCEVKLELAFEYLMSKDRLQWVTITSPQAIMMSICLQSMVDELMVKKSGGSIKKMLRKRHNGSLHRSESQQAVKSPPLLDSPDPNRDQIVKLSTKLSSVSLRGISASNSANDISGNDFHGNYAFEGIGDDDL encoded by the exons ATGAAGGGGGAGCTTCAAGGTCACGCGCATGAAGTGCTGGCGGTCACTTCGTCT CAGGTCCCGGTAGTGAACGGCTCATCCTCCCCAACCCTGGCCCCCTGCTCCTCAGCCAAGTGTGAGGTGAAGTTGGAGCTGGCCTTCGAGTATCTGATGAGCAAAGATCGTCTCCAGTGGGTCACCATCACCAGCCcacag gcaATCATGATGAGCATCTGTCTTCAGTCCATGGTTGATGAGCTGATGGTGAAGAAGTCAGGGGGCAGCATCAAGAAG ATGCTAAGGAAACGTCACAATGGCTCCCTACATCGGTCCGAAAGTCAGCAAGCTGTGAAATCCCCCCCTCTACTG GACTCTCCTGACCCAAACCGAGACCAGATTGTCAAACTCTCA acCAAGCTGAGCTCTGTGTCTCTCAGAGGGATCAGCGCCTCCAACTCAGCCAATGACATCAGCGGCAACGATTTCCATGGCAACTATGCCTTCGAGGGGATCGGGGATGATGACCTGTaa